The following coding sequences lie in one Asterias amurensis chromosome 18, ASM3211899v1 genomic window:
- the LOC139951012 gene encoding nociceptin receptor-like translates to MESSTTPIMHTAEPADDSGETAFYVNVAIGTIGLMGNAFVCLVMLRYHNVFNSSTNKLIIHQSVVDCLSSVMFLMRRFLVVSPPAVVPGNIIGSLYCNLWWSEWVQYGMLLTSTYNLVAISTERYFATCQSVKHRNVFSTRRLKLIMASAWICGWVSEFHNLVLAYQVDGACDVSWPTATVQAIWGVFIFVKDLVIPIGIIIFAYSKIISELHHRSKARVGDNNQDARNMLSKANKNVTKTLFLVAVCFVICWTPAEINYILYNLGLNNNFVNSTMYQALNAFVVVNVCVNPFIYCFTYERFQKQVKKMICGGARGNQVGTTDDGSTMRNNTVQSTVSGPAPSGTGNINA, encoded by the coding sequence ATGGAGTCGTCTACTACACCAATCATGCATACAGCTGAGCCCGCGGATGACTCTGGCGAAACAGCTTTTTACGTTAACGTAGCCATTGGCACAATCGGGTTGATGGGCAATGCATTTGTCTGTCTGGTCATGTTGAGATATCATAATGTTTTCAACTCGTCGACCAATAAGCTCATCATTCACCAATCCGTCGTAGATTGCCTGTCGTCAGTTATGTTCCTCATGCGGCGATTTCTTGTTGTATCACCACCAGCGGTTGTACCCGGCAACATCATCGGCTCGCTCTACTGCAATCTCTGGTGGTCGGAGTGGGTCCAGTACGGCATGCTCCTCACGTCCACGTACAACCTGGTCGCCATCTCGACAGAGCGGTACTTCGCAACGTGCCAGTCGGTCAAACACCGGAATGTGTTCTCCACACGGCGTCTGAAGCTGATCATGGCATCTGCTTGGATATGCGGATGGGTGTCCGAGTTTCATAACCTCGTCCTAGCGTACCAAGTCGATGGGGCGTGTGATGTCTCCTGGCCCACTGCGACGGTCCAGGCCATCTGGGGTGTCTTCATCTTCGTCAAGGATCTTGTCATTCCGATCGGGATCATCATCTTCGCGTACAGCAAGATCATCTCGGAGCTTCACCACCGATCTAAAGCCAGGGTCGGGGATAACAACCAAGACGCTCGGAACATGCTCTCCAAAGCCAACAAGAACGTCACCAAGACGCTGTTTCTGGTGGCTGTCTGCTTCGTCATCTGTTGGACGCCGGCCGAGATCAACTACATCCTCTACAATCTTGGCCTGAACAACAACTTCGTCAACAGCACCATGTACCAAGCACTCAACGCTTTCGTTGTTGTGAACGTCTGTGTCAACCCTTTTATCTACTGCTTTACTTATGAACGTTTCCAGAAGCAGGTTAAGAAGATGATCTGCGGCGGGGCAAGAGGGAACCAAGTGGGCACCACTGATGACGGGTCGACGATGAGAAACAATACTGTTCAAAGCACTGTTTCTGGGCCTGCTCCTTCTGGTACCGGTAACATTAACGCATGA